A DNA window from Blastocatellia bacterium contains the following coding sequences:
- a CDS encoding tetratricopeptide repeat protein — protein MRAVPILLISLLVLASAGTAQPAASATAKPAAVNVAEFDRVRQEGNDALYNMDYATARERYTQMTKLAPNHPAGYVYLANNLWLELLNQSRRLTTSTYTGGSFYEQDKDEDKVDPKRDREFSELIKQALAATQARLRANPKDAEALYYQASAYGLRAGYDTTVKRSFVRAMGDANDSIAIQKKVLKADPDYVDAYMSIGLYEYVIDSLPFGWRLLARVAGLKGSKQKGIEHLELVTQKGKYAADDARVLLIGIYTKEHKPERALEIISQLAAKYPRNYLFGIERATMLYQMKRADEGSGVYAELLKDPRIAAQATDLVNYQWGESLVASGDHAAALERFNAVARWPKSDEDLISMAHLHAGQALDALGKREAAVAEYQIVLKRGNVYDSHKQAMQYVKKPYAPQAQKR, from the coding sequence ATGCGTGCAGTACCGATTCTACTCATATCATTGCTGGTGCTGGCTTCAGCCGGCACGGCACAACCGGCCGCGAGCGCGACGGCGAAACCAGCAGCCGTCAACGTCGCCGAGTTTGACCGCGTCCGCCAGGAAGGCAATGACGCGCTCTATAACATGGACTACGCGACGGCGCGCGAGCGCTATACGCAGATGACCAAACTTGCGCCCAACCACCCGGCGGGCTACGTCTATCTGGCCAACAACCTGTGGCTCGAGCTGTTGAACCAGAGTCGCCGGCTGACGACGTCGACCTACACCGGCGGCTCGTTTTACGAGCAGGATAAGGATGAGGATAAAGTTGACCCGAAGCGCGACCGCGAGTTCAGCGAGCTGATCAAACAGGCGCTCGCGGCAACGCAGGCGCGCTTGCGCGCTAACCCGAAAGATGCCGAGGCGCTCTACTATCAGGCGTCGGCTTATGGGTTGCGCGCCGGTTATGACACCACGGTCAAGCGCAGCTTCGTGCGCGCGATGGGCGATGCCAACGATTCGATTGCCATTCAAAAGAAAGTGCTAAAGGCCGATCCCGATTATGTTGACGCGTACATGAGCATCGGCCTCTACGAGTACGTGATTGACAGCCTGCCGTTCGGCTGGCGCTTGCTGGCGCGGGTCGCCGGCCTGAAAGGCTCGAAGCAGAAAGGTATCGAGCACCTTGAGCTGGTCACGCAGAAAGGTAAGTATGCCGCTGACGACGCCCGCGTGCTGCTGATCGGCATCTACACCAAGGAACACAAGCCGGAGCGCGCGCTGGAGATCATCAGCCAGCTTGCAGCGAAATACCCGCGCAATTACCTGTTCGGCATCGAGCGCGCGACGATGCTCTATCAGATGAAACGCGCCGACGAAGGCAGCGGCGTCTACGCCGAGCTGCTCAAAGACCCGCGCATCGCCGCGCAGGCTACGGACCTGGTTAATTATCAGTGGGGCGAGTCGCTGGTTGCGAGCGGCGATCATGCGGCGGCGCTTGAGCGGTTCAATGCCGTGGCGCGCTGGCCGAAGTCGGACGAGGATTTGATTTCGATGGCGCATCTACACGCCGGCCAGGCGCTCGACGCGCTCGGCAAACGCGAAGCGGCGGTGGCCGAGTATCAGATCGTCTTGAAGCGCGGCAATGTTTACGACTCGCACAAGCA